One window of the Rhipicephalus sanguineus isolate Rsan-2018 chromosome 2, BIME_Rsan_1.4, whole genome shotgun sequence genome contains the following:
- the LOC119382599 gene encoding sarcalumenin, whose amino-acid sequence MAPAADEQKVSLDARGVLIMLVALGGIVGLWVNEFMVSEDNYPAGYVYQPPKRGKAAEPAVREPPRPVLLTVEDCGKLALEAVREYVERHPIERDDSAEITREETEDKAARQEEPAVLDDFRSRAKARDEDTRAAASSEEVHDEEPPKKHVVESEEEADEEEGVSAGQETEEEESAEAEIHGEEEEEEEEGEESGEEAASEEEAASEEEEEEEEGSEEAETVEEEEAEEEASVQEESEEQQKVEKTRTGPRSRKHIAEVLGFAEIGTKEDKEEEALIESILKELKKLSVNDIEPMEKLYKFKDISTRLLGDAEIFNKPMALFLGPWSAGKSSIINYLLGTEHTKAGLKTGPQPSDIDFTIVHYADKLQRLSGTEMAAHWAFSSVQKFGQGFLDHFKGIGLPHPLLQKVTIVDTPGILDKRKIENYPFNDAFQWFIDRADAIYVVFDPSKLEIGEEMATLLDQLKGREGQIRFILNKADFIQPHDIMRVTGQLLWNISPLLGSSDAPIIHVVSMTSRPFHAGTPAEFFEEQELTLLEHLREIMDERVENTIAFARRHAVRVRNHAKLVDCYLSTFYKQKGLFGSKKKVAEQIAKDPNKYHIFEGLSRLTNISRYDLPDPQLYYKFFKLNPMYDFKPLTATCTYFKGCPLDKLDIAIAYDLPQLLGKYNDQTKLKKDHDKSMAGHAPVPLPTGQRHS is encoded by the exons ATGGCACCGGCGGCGGACGAACAGAAGGTCAGCCTGGACGCCCGAGGCGTGCTCATCATGCTGGTCGCCCTCGGAGGAATCGTCGGCCTTTGGGTGAATG AGTTCATGGTGTCGGAGGACAACTATCCCG CGGGCTATGTGTACCAGCCGCCTAAGCGTGGCAAGGCGGCAGAGCCTGCGGTGCGCGAGCCCCCACGGCCAGTCCTGCTAACAGTGGAGGACTGTGGCAAGCTGGCGCTCGAGGCCGTCCGAGAGTACGTCGAACGACACCCCATCGAGAGGGACGACTCAGCAGAGATCACACGAGAAGAGACCGAGGACAAGGCTGCCAGGCAA GAGGAGCCCGCCGTACTGGACGATTTccgcagcagagccaaggctcgAGACGAGGACACCAGAGCAGCTGCTTCTTCTGAGGAAGTGCACGATGAGGAACCGCCCAAGAAGCATGTCGTCGAGAGCGAGGAG GAGGCCGACGAGGAAGAAGGCGTATCAGCGGGGCAGGAAACTGAAGAGGAAGAGAGCGCCGAGGCTGAAATacatggtgaggaggaggaggaagaggaggaaggagaggagagcGGTGAGGAAGCAGCATCAGAGGAAGAGGCTGCAtccgaggaggaagaagaggaagaggagggcAGCGAGGAAGCAGAAACGGTGGAAGAAGAGGAAGCGGAGGAGGAAGCAAGCGTGCAGGAGGAATCTGAAGAACAACAGAAAGTGGAAAAGACCCGGACCGGACCTCGGTCACGCAAGCACATCGCTGAAGTACTCGGCTTTGCTGAGATTGGAACCAAAGAGGACAAAGAGGAAGAGGCACTCATCGAGTCTATCCTCAAGGAACTGAAGAAGCTCTCCGTGAACGACATCGAGCCGATGGAGAAGCTCTACAAGTTCAAGGACATAAGCACCAGGCTGCTTGGAG ATGCTGAGATATTCAACAAGCCTATGGCGCTTTTCCTTGGGCCCTGGAGCGCCGGCAAGAGCAGCATCATAAACTACCTGCTGGGCACTGAGCATACCAAGGCAGGCCTCAAAACAG GTCCGCAGCCATCCGACATTGATTTCACCATTGTTCACTACGCCGACAAGCTTCAACGACTCAGTGGCACAGAAATGGCTGCACACTGGGCCTTCTCAAGTGTCCAGAAGTTTGGCCAAGGGTTCCTGGATCACTTCAAAGGAATCGGCTTGCCTCACCCACTGCTGCAAAAG GTGACCATCGTGGACACACCCGGCATTCTTGACAAGCGCAAAATAGAGAACTACCCTTTTAATGACGCCTTCCAATGGTTCATCGATCGTGCTGACGCCATCTACGTTGTGTTTGACCCAAGCAAGCTCGAGATAGGGGAAGAAATGGCAACTCTCCTAGACCAGCTCAAGGGTCGGGAAGGCCAGATTCGCTTCATTCTCAACAAGGCAGACTTCATCCAGCCTCACGACATCATGCGCGTCACCGGACAACTCTTATGGAATATCTCTCCACTCCTGGGGAGTAGCGACGCCCCAATAATACATGTTGTGTCGATGACTTCGAGGCCTTTCCATGCTGGCACCCCTGCAGAATTCTTCGAGGAGCAGGAACTGACCCTGCTTGAGCACTTGCGCGAGATAATGGACGAACGCGTTGAGAACACAATTGCTTTTGCCCGCCGACATGCCGTACGAGTACGCAACCACGCAAAACTCGTTGACTGCTACTTGAGCACATTTTACAAGCAGAAGGGACTCTTCGGAAGCAAAAAGAAAGTGGCAGAGCAGATTGCCAAAGACCCAAACAAGTACCACATATTCGAAGGGCTGAGCAGACTAACCAACATCAGTCGCTACGACCTTCCAGACCCCCAACTTTACTACAAGTTCTTCAAGCTCAACCCCATGTACGACTTCAAGCCACTCACTGCCACCTGCACCTACTTCAAGGGATGCCCGCTCGACAAGTTGGACATTGCCATCGCCTATGACTTGCCACAGCTACTGGGCAAGTACAATGACCAAACAAAACTGAAGAAGGACCATGACAAGTCCATGGCAGGACATGCTCCAGTGCCATTACCAACTGGGCAGCGACACAGCTGA